In Mytilus trossulus isolate FHL-02 chromosome 6, PNRI_Mtr1.1.1.hap1, whole genome shotgun sequence, a single window of DNA contains:
- the LOC134722270 gene encoding uncharacterized protein LOC134722270, whose amino-acid sequence MEKDHYKDMVLNQLEDGLFYQKLNGNRDKSTMSKIRKLIKEYSDNLTDKEINYLKNFEVKTSNFYGLPKIHKSKEIQDHVENCDSMYIKINRPTDLKIRPIIAGPSCSTQRLSNLLDILLKPLCIKVPSFVRDDMDFLNYIPDRVPLDTILVSFDVISLYTNIPHELGLKAVQYWLEKYLDEIPERFSNDFIIKGLKLILENNYFQFDDTYYLQIKGTAMGTKVAPTYATLVMGYIEKQLYEKIPSEFDENFRLYIEENWKRYLDDCFIFWTKSEVELDKCHSMLNALNESIQFTYDSSSSKLPFLDINIIKEEEQIITDLYCKPTDTHQYLDFRSCHPSHTKRNIPFNLARRICTIVINLELRDKRLQELKNYLKRQNYPVRLIENGIKNALKIPIAELRKTVSREDKKDKQQSIPFVITHNPRNHQILNSAKGLLPILHKSEKMKDLVDKSQLIGSRRQAPSLKKLLTRAQFSTQKVAEIQKCGDPRCGTCEMLEVGQSKTLKSGTVIKPNKSMNCKSENVIYCATCPTCNKNYIGQTNRLIDRVRVHKQQIKDPSIRNSPCSEHFDRCGKGKFKIYPFFKMWTEDKIPREAKEQYFIELYKPSLNRK is encoded by the coding sequence ATGGAAAAAGATCACTACAAAGACATGGTTCTTAATCAACTTGAAGACGGGTTATTCTACCAAAAACTGAATGGAAATAGAGACAAAAGCACAATGTCGAAAATAAGAAAACTAATAAAGGAATATTCTGACAACCTAACCGATAAGGAAAtaaattatcttaaaaatttTGAGGTTAAAACTAGCAATTTTTACGGCCTTCCGAAAATCCACAAATCCAAGGAAATTCAAGACCATGTAGAAAACTGTGATTCtatgtatattaaaatcaaCAGGCCTACTGATCTTAAAATAAGACCGATTATTGCAGGACCTTCATGTAGTACCCAAAGGCTAAGCAACCTCCTTGATATCCTACTTAAACCACTTTGTATAAAAGTGCCGAGTTTTGTCAGAGATGACATGGATTTTCTAAACTATATTCCAGACCGGGTACCTCTTGATACAATACTAGTGAGTTTTGACGTAATAAGCCTTTACACGAACATTCCGCACGAATTAGGATTAAAAGCTGTACAATACTGGTTGGAAAAGTATCTAGATGAAATTCCGGAACGTTTTTCTAATGACTTCATCATCAAAGGATTAAAACTTATCCTTGAGAACAACTACTTCCAGTTTGACGACACTTATTACCTTCAAATCAAGGGAACCGCGATGGGTACAAAGGTGGCACCAACATATGCCACTCTGGTTATGGGTTACATAGAAAAACAACTATACGAAAAGATACCTTCCGAATTCGATGAAAACTTCAGACTTTACATTGAAGAAAATTGGAAGCGATATCTtgatgattgttttattttctggaCAAAAAGTGAAGTTGAACTAGATAAATGTCATTCAATGCTGAATGCCTTAAATGAATCAATACAATTCACTTACGATTCCAGCTCTTCAAAACTCCCATTCCTAGACATCAATATTATCAAGGAAGAAGAACAAATAATAACGGACTTATACTGTAAACCCACTGATACCCATCAGTATTTGGATTTTAGGTCATGTCACCCGTCACATACCAAACGAAATATTCCTTTTAATTTAGCCCGACGTATATGCACAATAGTAATAAATTTGGAGTTACGTGATAAGAGACTACAGGAATtgaaaaattatctaaaaagacAAAACTACCCAGTCAGATTAATTGAAAATGGAATTAAAAATGCATTGAAAATTCCAATCGCTGAACTAAGAAAAACAGTATCAAGGGAagacaaaaaagataaacaacaatcAATTCCTTTTGTTATAACTCATAATCCACGTAATCACCAGATCTTAAATTCTGCTAAAGGGCTTTTACCTATTCTTCACAAATCAGAGAAAATGAAAGATCTTGTCGACAAATCACAGCTTATTGGGAGCCGTCGACAAGCACCAAGTCTGAAGAAACTTCTCACACGAGCACAATTCAGTACACAGAAGGTAGCAGAAATACAAAAATGCGGGGATCCCAGATGTGGAACGTGCGAAATGCTAGAAGTGGGACAAAGTAAAACTCTGAAATCCGGCACAGTAATCAAACCGAATAAAAGCATGAACTGCAAATCGGAAAATGTCATTTATTGTGCAACCTGTCCCACTTGTAATAAAAACTACATAGGTCAAACAAATAGACTAATTGATAGAGTGAGAGTTCATAAACAGCAGATAAAAGACCCGTCAATTCGAAATTCTCCCTGTTCTGAACACTTTGACCGATGTGGAaagggaaaatttaaaatatatcccTTTTTTAAGATGTGGACCGAAGATAAAATTCCGCGTGAAGCCAaggaacaatattttattgaactttATAAGCCCTCACTAAATAGAAAGTGA